The following DNA comes from Kitasatospora viridis.
CCCACCGGACCAACGAGTTGGACAGCCCCGGGTACCAGGCCAACGGCCCGGACCGGTGCTACTTCTGCAAGTCCGAAGTCCTCGACGGCATCAGTGCGGTGGCCCGCGAGCACGGCTTCGACCAGGTCGCCACCGGCACCAACGCCGACGACGCCGCCGACCCGTTCCGGCCCGGCATCCGGGCCGGGCGCGAGCGCGGCATCCGCACCCCGCTGCTCGACACCGGCCTCACCAAGGCCGGCGTCCGGGCCGTCAGCCGGCTCTGGTCGCTGCCCACCTGGGACAAGCCCGCCACCCCCTGCCTGGCCAGCCGGATCCGCTACGGCATCCCGGTCACCAGCCACCGGCTGAGCCGGGTCGACCGGGCCGAGACGGCGGTCCGCGAGCTGCTCGACCGGGCCGGGCTGCGCACCGCGCAGCTGCGGGTGCGCGACCTCGGCGACACCGTCCGGGTCGAGCTCGACGGCGAGGTCGCGAGTGAGGCGGCCGGGCTCGCCTCGCTGGCGCAGGCCGTCGCCGCCGCCGGCTTCGGTGAACTGCCGCTCACCGTCGACTCCTTCGCCTCCGGCCGGCTCAACCACGAAAGCGGGGCTGCGGCGACCCGCAGCCACCTGACCCCCTGACGATCGGAACGAGACTGTGCTGACGGATCATCAGCAGACCCCCACCGA
Coding sequences within:
- the larE gene encoding ATP-dependent sacrificial sulfur transferase LarE; its protein translation is MNSRSDDVQAVQEKAAALLATVRETGPFAVAYSGGADSALVLAAGVRALGAGAVLAVTADSASLAAGELAAARALADSLGVAHLAHRTNELDSPGYQANGPDRCYFCKSEVLDGISAVAREHGFDQVATGTNADDAADPFRPGIRAGRERGIRTPLLDTGLTKAGVRAVSRLWSLPTWDKPATPCLASRIRYGIPVTSHRLSRVDRAETAVRELLDRAGLRTAQLRVRDLGDTVRVELDGEVASEAAGLASLAQAVAAAGFGELPLTVDSFASGRLNHESGAAATRSHLTP